Below is a genomic region from Carassius auratus strain Wakin unplaced genomic scaffold, ASM336829v1 scaf_tig00001679, whole genome shotgun sequence.
TATTGCTTTTGTTCTTTCTGCACCAGGAGGAGTGACTCGAAGTTAAACCTACATGAGGAATGGGCTGCATCAATTCACTTTTGTAGAATGAAGAttacaaaatgtcaaaaacacaataaactttttcttaaaaacaaGATCTGTTTGGagcattgtaaaaacatttttttaaatctctcttTTTAACTAAATTTTACTCTCTTTTTCCTTTAAATGTACTGTTCAAGTGTAGTTGCCagatatttacagtaaataaatattgtgataGTCTGTATATTTCGTTGAATTATATAATCCACCAGATAACTTAGTAAAATACTAAACATTGTTACTTATTAATAACCAACATAATTGTACAGGTGGTATTGGATGAATATATGAATTTTACAGGTAGGTATATGATAAGCTAAAATATGTAGAAACTGGGCTTACGTGAAGAAAATGTGACAGATCACTGTGAAgaacatatactgtattttaatcaataataataataataataataaaattaattgagaatttgattaaaaaatactgtagtgttttaccagaatatatatatatatatctatgtataattttttgtttgtttgtttgttttttggatggCAAAGCCAGTAAAGATTGCCTCTACCAACATATCAATAACAGCAGAATGTTACATCTGTGAGGAATAATTCATTATCCTATGAAAATGCTATATGGTGCTCAGGGGAATGATGTTCTCCCTTATTATTGCTAATTTTAGATTCCATTTCATCTTGCACTGTTACATAATCACAggcagtgagtgagtgagtcagcaTATGCACAATTTCCTTTTGATACCCAAACTTAAAAACCTGGCCAATACGACaagctgataattattttaatgttgccAGATAATCAATAAATGGCTGAAATTGATACCAGCAAATTGTGCATTCTCTTACAGTTTTAAGTAAATAAGCACCGTAATTGTGCATTCTCTTACGGTgcttaaacattaaacaaaggCCATCTGTTTGCTTACAGTTTTAGTGCATTCAAAAATCCCTGCACTCGTTTAGTGTCACACTGTACCGAGCTGCTTTCCTTTATGTAAAACAGATATAGAAATAAAGTTGGTTCTTTACTCCAATTCATCAAAGGCAACACAGATTGCTTGAGAAAGCATATTAACAGAAGGAGAATGGAAGTTCGTGGACATATCTGTCTTGCTCCAGAGTTATGAGGGCCAAACATATGACAGAATAAAGTACACGGATGCTATAAGAATGGGAATTATGGGGAGTTTAATACATATCTACATTACTGTTTATTATAAGCTAGCACTGAAATTACTTGAgcagtttaattaattttcttgAAAACTCAGCTCATTCAATAATGTGCATTTATTACATGGATTGAGCAAGAACATAAGTGTTGCATGTATACATGATGTTAATGCTGTTGAATTGAATGTAAGAAACAAACTGTGATCCATTGATGCAAACCAttggactttttttcttcttcaagtaGAGACGTTGCCACATTTCATATGGAGTTTCAGTTCATATGGATTAAATTTGACaatttatagtatatattttttattaattaattaatttattcttcatgcAATTCCAGACAGACTCGAtaatggtgagatcagatctctgaaaaaaagataaaaaataactggcttaaagCCTTTTATGGTGAAAATACTAAAGggctaagacttttgcacagtaagTGTGCATATACTGTATCAGCAACACTTTGATAAAGTTGCAAATTAATTTATAGCTGTCAAGAACTGGGCCTGCTCCTGTAGCCCTACATGCCTTACAGtattacttaatattttgtgaaataaagcGTGCTTTACAACATCATTGAAgaatattgtggaaaaaaaaactcTGACACAAATCTAATCCATTTTTAACATCATACACCTCTATAATGGAGTGCATTCATATAAACTGCACAGTGGATGTGGCTACATAAGCTAGTTATTATGATATCACTCAATACCAAGATAGTGACCcctgaatatttacttttattatttgatttttaccTGAGGAAAATTAGCACAGACTGTTACAGTTAACATTCATGCGCACTGGTACATTTCCTAGTGGCTCATAAACTGGCATAATTTAACACTATTAAGAAATAAATCATGACTCAGGCCTCCAGATGCTAGATGGCGCTCATCCAGACACGAGACACGCTGCGCCTCCTGGCCAGAGAGTGTCTTATAAAGGAGATGAGAGGCTCTGTATTACTGTTGGAGAAAGCGTAACGGCTAACTTGGATCACATGTCCCTTAATAACTTTGTGCGACATCAATCGCCGTTTACGGATACCATGGGAATGAATGAGAAGTGCCGTAAACTGAATCTCACCTGTCGCAAAGTCAGTGACTTCTCTTATAAAACGGCATTTTTTTCgtagtaaacttaaaaaatagttcaacccaaaagtattgtttagtgtaaaacatgttgaagattagcATATAGGATGTCGATTCATTAAATGATTTGCTGTTTCCTCTAAAAAGTTGTTTATTCAGCGTTGTGAAGCCTCtcctccattgacatccattaaaaaaacGGCCTCTGGTGTCCTTTCCAACGTAGTAGTGCCAGACCGGAAGCGTTAGCTTTAGCCGCTACGCTTTTTCGGCTAATGGTTGCAGGCTTGCTTTGTAGTCGCTTTGTCCTGGCACGCGCGAGCAGTGACGTGGATTATCATCCATTGCTGTGCGAAATCAGTGAAGTCACTGCATTCAACTAACGTTACTAATTTACTCCTCTGCAGTGGGTCTGGACTATTTTTTACCTTTTGTAACAAGGTAAGAACTTTCATTCATTACAATTCGACATAATAATCAGAACGCTGCTTTTTGAAGTCAAACTTTATCAATGAAAACATTctatgtgcacaaactactagcctactactaaatattgtagaaacataattttctgtaaagttgctttgtaacgatttgttttgtaaaaagcgctatacaaataaacttgaattgaattcttACTTCGTCCAAATCATCTGTTTGCTGTCAGAACTTGTTTTCATGTTAATGCGTTGGTGGCTTTGGTTCCTGATCATGTGAATTTTTATTCAGTGTCCAGTGAGGAGCAGCACATCAACATGATTAAAGGCAAAGTTGAAAACATTAAAGACAAAATCGATGGCAACGAGCTTGATTTAAGTCTCAGTAATCTTACAGAAGTGCCAGTCAAGGATTTGGTAAGTGTGGCGGCATATcccttgcaaaaaaaataaaaaaatcctgcagCATTCCTTCAGGAATTTCTGCAGTATATTTTTGTAAGGGTTTTGTTCACTTTACAATTATCTTTTCATTTAGCCTATCCTTTAGCCAAAATGTgagaaaaaattgaaaataaataaatacatttctgtgcAGGCAGCATTTCCAAAGGCAACGGTTTTGGATCTCTCCTGTAATAATCTAACGGTTCTGAATGTAAGTTataactgtgtatatatatatatatatatatatatataaacccgaTTCTGAAACAaatcagatttatatatatatatatataaacccgaTTCTGAAACAAATCAGATTTGCTATAATTTACTGTACTTTCTTTAATGTGTTTGTTACTTCACCAGCCTGAATTCTGCAGCTTGACTCACCTCATCAAAATTGATCTGAGCAAGAACCAGCTTGTCTGCTTACCAGATGAAATTGGGCAACTCAGTAGTCTCCAGCACTTGGATTTAtacaataacaaattaaaaaagctTCCCGTTGGCTTTTCACAACTCAAGGTGGGTTTAGGATCTCACGCCTGCAAACATCCTCTAATATTAGCCCATGGTGTTTGCTCTGTTATCAGTAGCAGTCGGTAATTGAGGGCATTTGTTTGTTGTAGAGTCTGAAATGGCTGGATCTGAAGGATAACCCACTGGAGCCAGCATTGGCCAAGGCTGCAGGCGATTGCTTGGATGAGAAGCAGTGCAAACAGTGCGCATCCAGGGTGAGTTGAGTGGTCTGAAGTATAAGTGTCAAAGAGCAGTTTTGTACTGTATAAATTAGCCGCATTCTCCCaagttttgaaataataaaaaaaaattattttttaaaaaatggtcTATGTACAGGTTCTCCAGCACATGAAGCTACTGCAGGAAGAAGCAGAAAAGGAACAAGAATGTCGATTGTTGAAAGCGAGAGGTAGGAAGCACACAACTTCTACAGCTTGTGGTCTTTTCCCCttaatttttagtttagtttggcTCTTTTTTTGCCTGAATTTTATATGAGTGACCTAGACATAGTATCTAAATATTTATTCCAGATTACATCATAATGGCTCTTTGatttgaattcagttttttttaaattgtaaaaaattaattttatgtattaattttagAATATGTTTTAATCCGTTACAGAactagaaaagaaaaaagaagccaAGCAGAGGGAAAAGGAGGCCAGGGAAAAGgaagcacaaaaaaagaaaaaagcagaagagaaagagaggaagagaaaggagTATCAAGCTCAGATGGCTACTTCTGCGGCACAAGAAcaacagaaaaagaagaaagagaagaaaaagaaagctgCTCAAAATCAAGGTACGGTTTTATCTTACCTGAACTCGCACCTAATTCATtacaccataaaataaaatataaaatgttaaaagtatTCTGATCTACAGTACCGTTCCAAAGTTtggattttaagatttaaaaaaaaaatgtttttgaaagatgtcacTTATGCTTACTAAGGATGTTCAAAActtcagtaatattgtgaaatattattacaatttaaaataacggttttctaatttaatgcactttaaaacttaatttatttctaagacggcaaagctgaattttcaaaagACATTACTCCAATATTAATGTCACTTGATCctgcagaaaaatgtaaatattatttagtgctcaagaacatttcttattatcagtatTAATATTTTTGCGGAAATGGTGAtcttttcagaattatttgatgaatagaagtaaaaaaaaaaaaaaaaaaagaagagcacctatttgaaatagatttttttttggtataatgATAACatgtctttactggcacttttgatcaatttaatgcatcctttttgaaCAAAAgtactaatttttatttatttttttaatcatactgaccccaaacctttgaactgtTGTATATGTCAGGTTGATCTGTTTTATACCATATGTTATATTTGCTGTACATGTAATATGTACAGCGTGTTTCAGTGTTGATGTTTTGAATTTAAGTTCTACACTTCACTTTAGGTAAAAAGACAGCATCCGAGTGTGTGCCCAAAGCCAAGCGGTACATCTGCTCCCTGTTCTTCTCTCTGCTCCTAAAACTCCTTCTCCTGCTAATTGTGGGAGTAGCAAGTGTAATAGCAGTTTGTCAGTTGACTGATCTGAGGAAGGAGGCGTTCTGTGTTCCAGTCAACGTGCACTTTGAGGAGACGGTGAGGTGGGCTCAGGGTCTGGATGTCGTGCAGCAGGTCATTCAGAAAATATCTGATCTCTGAACATTAAACTGTGTCTGATTATGATACTGATTTGAGCCTCTCAGGAGACGCACTGGGACCAAGTCACAGACCTGTACGCAGAAATTCCTATGGAATTGTTTCTTCCCTTActgcatcttttaaaaaaaataaaaatccatgtgATAACAatggaccagtttgtgaatggAAATCCTGCTTGTATGTGTTTAAACTGCCAAATCGGGAAAGGAAAACGGACTTCAAGAAACAGTTGATGAATAATAACATTTGTGACCTTTGGAGTCttatgtaataatgtttcacaacatCTTATAATAAAAGATTTGATCGATTTAGATTAGCTCATGTTTGCTGTCTCCGTGCTAGAGTTGGTAAAAGCAAAACTGAGCCTTAAAGGAAGCTGATTATAAGTTTCTGCAATAACTGCTCTCAGTATTTGCTCCGGCATGTTCACACCTAAAACTTGGAAAGCTTTTATATTGTTAGCTTGCCAGGACATTAGAATCATTTTGGAATTCCTTAATAATGAAACATACAATTGAGatcataaaacaattatttttttattgttagcaTCAATGCACAACAAATGTGTTTAAgactatatatttttgttgttattgttgcaaGGATGAGAAATACCATAAATGTCCTACAACACAAATACATAAAAGACTAACTGTTTTTGGTATCTTGAGTGTTTTCACAAAGATTTACAATGATATAAgcaacaaatataattaatatctgtTTTCCTCacataaattatttctttaaaacatgCAGTATGCAAATAATAAGCAGATTAAAAGGTCTAAATTGGAGTTTGTTTATAGCAGTTTCCATGCCTTAAGAGGTTAAAATCACAATACGACAATAATATTTCTAACAACACAGTACTGAATGTGGGTTGAGTCATCACATTTAATTCTGAATTAgaaaaattcagaaatattttgtcACATGAGACTGacaaaaaatactactactatcTCAGCTTTCTGTGACAGTGAgtgattaatatttcatattgagATGCACTGCAATGCTGTTCTCTTTACATTTAGTCTCCTACAAACTATTATCACAGAGATAACTGTGTGAACGGTGCCTGTCGGATGTCCCGCGCCTTCCCATACTCCCTCTGCAGCATGAAATCCATGTTTCCAAAAACATGCTTCTGTAAAGCCTCGTTCATGGTGACCCCGAGAGTGACCTCCCGAAAGACTTCACTGATGGACAGCTGCAGAGAcagcaaaaaaaagtaaaaaaaaaaatagagtaaaaacagtttGCTATCTTAATAGATTTATAagtgtaatttaaaaatgtaagttacttcagtctttagtgtcacataaaACTTTTACATTGATGAGAACACttatgataagaaatgtttcttgagcatcaaatcatcttatgatgatttctgaatgatcatgtaacaggaataaattacattttattttaaatataaaacactctaaaatgtaatcatattaacataatattattaaaatcgtAATAATTCTAAACTTTTGATAGTGTGTGTCATTATGGGACTAAAACTATTTCTGAAAGTCACCATGCTCATTCTCACCTCTCTGAAGTGGAAATTCTTGAACATGGCGATGCTGATTTTGTTATCCAAACCTATCttaacttcaaacttttgaactccaAGTTTATGGACACCTGTTGAGGCAAATTCCAAAACACAAACACTACATACTGGGAGTAGTCACTACTAATAACAGATGATCTTTAATCATCAGCTTTGTCCTACCGTAGCACATCATCATGCGTGTCACTTCTTTCCCAAGTCCCTTTCCTCTGTAGCAGGGCACTAAAACAATTATCTGATGTTACTGACATAACTCAAGCCAATGTGAATTAACTAAATCTCACTGCAACCTCTATAACCTGCAATCATGATCTCCAGTTCAGCCAGGGAAGCATCACTGGGGTCTGTGAGGAAAATGTTTACATCTCCCACCATGCACTCTTGCTCCGGTATACTCGGATCTGCCCATTTTTGTTTGTCCAAGATGATGAAGGTGCACTCTGAGGGAGAAAAATCATAAAACTGAACACAGAAACAGATCAAAGATGATTTCAACCATGTGACTGAAGGTCAACAGGACACTAACATGGACAAATGTTCGTGTGGAAGGTGGAAACTCACTGTCATCATCTTCTCTCCAGCTTCTTTGCATGTCATATTCCTGCTCCAGTGTCAGGGGCTCTGATGCAGTCAGCTTCTGCAGTTCAGGAGAGCACATCCATTGATGATATCTGAAAACGGGTGTTAGATTTGGTTAAAACGAAATGAGACCACACAATGATATACTCGATCCACTTATTAATACCTGGGAACATGATCTGCATTGTAAGGCACTAATACGACCTTCTCCCCCTCCAGTAATGTATCTTCATTTATCCTCATTATAAGCAGCctgtaaaataaagtcttttaaagCACATAAATCATCTAAATGTTTTATCTAGCAGTGTAGCATTTATGTCACCATCATACCTCAGAATCAAACTCGAACACAGATTGGTCGCTCAATTTATGTCCATCTGTTTAATTTACGTAAACCTTCAACGTGTCGCGGTACACTAAACAAATCTTATCACAATAATATTACGAGTTTCAATGAATTCAACTCACATAAACAGCGGCGCATGTGAACTACGTCATCCGCACGCGCAGCAACTCTTGCGCGTTTGTGTTGTGGAACGCGAGAGGGCGCGAGACTACAGCTTTTCGTTTAAATGCTACTTCATTCATGATggtaatttaaatgatttttaacagaAATTCAGACAAACTAATCAAGCAACACTGTATATAAACAtgatacatgtatatatatgtatttaatattttcatataacaCTTCAGTGAACAATTTTGATAtgtgcatttaatatttattaatgtataacaaaaaaaatgaagttgCAGCTGTTTATACCTTAACTTGTAGGCTCTCCTTATATATGTTCAAgtgcaatatttatatatttatttactaaattgTGCAGCTCTACACACAAAAATGCTATTAGGCTATTATCTCTCCCTCTTGTTGctctcatttttctttctttcatgaaaCATAAAAGGAGTAATTATTTTGCAACCATTTGATAAGTgaatgagaagagagagagagaaaaaaaatagccTGATGTTACATGACTGTTTTCAGATCTGGCATATTTAATCATTCTTGATGTAACAGACAAGAAGCAAATAGGTTTAGATGCACGATTTCTTCTCCTTCTACAGTGTAAACAGCATTTCTGGTTCATGCAACCTGAAAAGTTCTTGCTATATTATAGATGTCAACATCACTGGTTCTTATGTGTATCAGATGCAGCAGATTTTAATGTACAAATCCATTACATGGCTTCAAATGActtatatattgcattttatgCCGTACTTCATGTTAGGTAAGTGTAACCTTTAAGCCATTAATATATGTTTTCagacttttttaatttatattttattagtttatgtggtgaaaaaaaacaggctgttctAATTTAAGTTTTGTATGtcaatttctgttatttttaactttaaaataaagcatacattatattagaaataataaaaatttagtAATTTATAAGTAATATGATTATAAAAACATGTACTAAAATCgtagtaatattttaataattgtattaaataatattcatataaaataaataataataattaatacagttaataaaaatgaaaaaagtatatatatacttttaatcttttactttttttgtatttttatatttatatatatatatatgtgtgtgtgtgtgtgtgtgtgtgtgtgctcttgtttttgtgacatatcaggacacaactctgtataatgacatgagtaTGACACAGGTGACTTGACATATTTAgcttacatttgtttaatttttattctacTCCTTCTGCACAGCATTATTTATTCTGATCATATATCACTTTTTCACTGGACCATCTTTTTGTGGCACTTAGATAAGGCACCCGGGCGAGCAGTGCTGgaggtaaattacatttttaaaagggcAGTCTGTCATGTATCTGAATAAGCAGGGCAGGTATGTTCTTAAAGTGACCAGCTCACCTTATGTATTTCCCTTCACCCCTGTCTAAAGTGACACTCTTTATGGACAAGTGGTGTGTTCGCCACCATGTTTCTGTCATTGCCCTCATGCCAGTCATCCACAGCGTGTAGGTGACGAGCCATCAGTCAGTGCTAATGAAAGGGAAAGCATCTATCTTTCCTCTTCTCTAAAATTAGACTAATAGAGTCCCCTCAGTCTGGTTTCCTCTGCGGTAATGAattaagtgacagtaaagaggCCATAAGTATGTGGGGTCATTCGGGAGCCGCCTGTGAGACAAGACGATCCATCGATCCATCATTGCTCTCTATCTTGTTGATATGTCTGTGAAGatacaaataaacacagagaCAGTCGACAGGTAGACAACTGAGCTTAGCAGGAGCTAAGGGAAGGATTCATTTTTTGCTCTAAAGAAAAAAGCATGAGgtgattaattttataattaatatttttcaactTAATGATCCTTCCCGACATTCTCTGTTATTCTGCAGGAAATACACAGGGGATATCAACTGAATATTTGAATGGAGAGTCATGATTGATGACTGTCCTGTCTTTTAATTTCAGAAATCTGATGTTGATGTTGTGTCATTCATTGTGACGGCTTTACAAGCAATAATACATGAGCATCTGTGATAAAGGTGCATTATTGTGTCTAACAGCAGGCAAAAAGatgattttattcaatttaaacatGTTCAGTAACTTTTTATGAAGTCAAGACTTAAAGTTACATACCTGTCTAGAAATTGAATTTACCCTGAGCAATATGATTAAAAAGTATGACAACTTGCCCTGGAGTACTTTGAAACACTTTTCTTTCCCAtataagaaaacaagaaaaacactgaATAATAAGATAATTAAGATTTATCACATCTAACCTCTATTAGCCTCTTTGCTGGGACACTGTCGTACTTGAAAGCATGCCCTGAAATCTCCTCTTAGTTTATTCCATCAGGAGATGAATGCAAATTTTTACATACTATGATGCGAATAATAATTTtctaatttcttctttttctcattttgcatcatgaaaaaaaaaaaaaaatgcactactCATTTTTTGCCCTGAAGCCGTATAaaggaataaatgtaatgtaaattggTGTGAAATGTGGTCCTCAAACTTTTGGAagttattatatttatgaaaagCTGCTGTTGTAATTTCAGGATTTATTTTCTACAATTCTGATGCATAAATTCAACACATCCTGCTATAGCTTGGTTGTTTTTCAGACTTGTTTTCCCACTGTTCTGTTGGCTGTTTTGAACTTTATATCTAAATCCTGTCCAAAGGTAAAAGCAAAACCATTCTAAGGACTAGTGACAGCTTAGTGCTTTTGTGACATCTATCACTCACAAACCAGCCTATTCCATTCTGTGTGGGAAATATAAGCCACAATCCAGAAATGTGTGCTGGAGCTTCATGCACTAGCAAAATTACAGCAAGAAAttgatttaaaagtgaaatataatggtcctactatttattgattttttctcATGATATGTTTCCTTGAATGTTTAATTTAAGCTGGAAAATGTTATGTTATACCACAACATTCATTTTAAAGCCAAAAGAaactttatgaaatatttatttaatttggccGCTGTTGACAAAAATACAAGTTTAATAGCCTAAAACTATTGCGAATCTTCTCAGAGAACAACTGAACATCATTACAATTGTATTTTGTTATTGCATATCTGATGCTTTTCGCAATAATTTCCATAATTTCGATGGCACAAGTTATGTAAAATAAAGCTCAGTGCATTAGAGTACAAAATGTGTCATACATGTAATAAAGTTTCTAGTCTTCGAATGTTCcacaaaatatatttgcatttatttaaatatgctcCACATTCAATACTTGGcatcataattaaaataacaaacaagaTGTGCAATAATTCCAGAACATCAAaggttcaatgtttttttttttttttttttgtgtaattaaaaaaGCCTTTTAGCCTCAAACTTGTGTCAGATTTTAGATAGTCAGAAAAGATGAATAACAGTGTTAAACCCGTTAAAATACTATGTGCAATCATAAACTTATTTACATTTCTGGGGAtggcagaaataaataaaacatttgcagaTAAATTAAGAACATTTTACAACGTATTCTAACAATCTTAATATATTAAACATGTCTACTGAACCTGCCATTGGAGCTGTCATCAGGTGGCAGAGAGGTTCAGGTTTAGATgacttaattaatttaataaactttaAGAAGTACAGTACAAAAAGGTTTGTGCCATGGAATGCAGTCACAGGCTTTAAGCCtaatataaaattacagtaaatctGATCACGAATATTAGCAGTAGAATGTAATATCATGCTCCTGGCttcttttttaattcagttcacAGTGTTCAAACAGTAGACATTGCTTGACTTAAGTTTTTCATTCGTTCACAGACAGTATTCACTTTCATTCTGCATTTGTCCTTGAGATATGAAGGTACATTTTTACTGAACATAATGTCAGATTGCATGGTCACTTTAATTCAAAAATCATGAGTCATTCTATAAACTCTGCTGTTCCATCTCAACTAGTTCATGCTCTGGTATTTTGTCATTTATGTCATCTCTATTGGGAAACCTGTGTAGCAGGTATGTGTGTACTGCATTTAGAGGAGTTTTTCTGAGGTTCTGAGGGATTGTGATGGCGTAGTGGGAATGCAGCAGGATGACGTGGCAGATGGTTTATTAGAGCTGATCTCAGCTGGAAGGCCTGGATTACTGAGGGGACAGTGACACTCACAGCCTGTTACAAGACCCACACGTACACACATCGTGGACACAACTTGGCCACTCACTGATCCCATAAAGTGTTTCCAAATCACACAGCGATCTCAATGACCACATATGCATCACACATATGCATCACACATTAAACGTGTTAACCACTGTCCATGCAAGAACATTTATGGAACATTTATGGAACATTTCTGACCATTTCTCGCAAAGTTGAATATTTTTTCAAacaagttatatatttttttgttacattttgcatGTCCAAATGATCCACTGTGATGTTCCACTCTGTacacactaccatttaaatgttCGGAGTCAGtaagtataaaataattaattaattaaatttaatttcttaaaaaaagataaaaattctTAATGACTACTggtttttaatggtagtgtaagCTTAAGAAAACCAGTTGTGGGTTGAAAATGTTTCACTTCAGCATTAAGTGAATAACCATAAGAATTAGTCACTGATTGCGTTATACACTAGTCTCAAATGCCAACCACTTACAGTGACTGTGACTGTGACTGGGTGACCTCTGAGAAATGGACAGATGGTGGTGAGGGAGAGGGGTCTTAGTGATCACACTGTTCACCCAGGATCACAATACCAATGGTGGGCCATAGCCTCTTTCAGGATAATATGCCAGGCTTAGTTTGTATTTGGGTTGCCTGACGTGTCTTTGGAGGACACTCTCCAAAAACACAGCTAATTAGAGGTAATAAAGAGCCATACATCAGGGAGAAAAACACACTTGTGAAAATGGCCTCATGCTGGGTATTATTGCAGTGCATGTGAAAGAGCTGTCTCTGTCACACAAGGGCAGGGCAGAGAAGTGAAGTGGACGATCTGACCACAACCATTCACTCATATATTCTTGCTGTAGCTGTAGTTTAATGCCGGGTGAAATGAGTTATATCCCACTTACAAACTCAAAGCATTCCAGTCAATCGTAGCTGTGCAGTGAAAaaactttaaagttatttttttttctttgacataaCTCAGCTCATGTTATGCACAACCAGTTTAGCTGACAGTCACCTC
It encodes:
- the LOC113069511 gene encoding N-acetyltransferase 9-like isoform X1, with protein sequence MLLIMRINEDTLLEGEKVVLVPYNADHVPRYHQWMCSPELQKLTASEPLTLEQEYDMQRSWREDDDKCTFIILDKQKWADPSIPEQECMVGDVNIFLTDPSDASLAELEIMIAVPCYRGKGLGKEVTRMMMCYGVHKLGVQKFEVKIGLDNKISIAMFKNFHFRELSISEVFREVTLGVTMNEALQKHVFGNMDFMLQREYGKARDIRQAPFTQLSL
- the LOC113069510 gene encoding leucine-rich repeat-containing protein 59-like produces the protein MIKGKVENIKDKIDGNELDLSLSNLTEVPVKDLAAFPKATVLDLSCNNLTVLNPEFCSLTHLIKIDLSKNQLVCLPDEIGQLSSLQHLDLYNNKLKKLPVGFSQLKSLKWLDLKDNPLEPALAKAAGDCLDEKQCKQCASRVLQHMKLLQEEAEKEQECRLLKARELEKKKEAKQREKEAREKEAQKKKKAEEKERKRKEYQAQMATSAAQEQQKKKKEKKKKAAQNQGKKTASECVPKAKRYICSLFFSLLLKLLLLLIVGVASVIAVCQLTDLRKEAFCVPVNVHFEETVRWAQGLDVVQQVIQKISDL
- the LOC113069511 gene encoding N-acetyltransferase 9-like isoform X2, coding for MRINEDTLLEGEKVVLVPYNADHVPRYHQWMCSPELQKLTASEPLTLEQEYDMQRSWREDDDKCTFIILDKQKWADPSIPEQECMVGDVNIFLTDPSDASLAELEIMIAVPCYRGKGLGKEVTRMMMCYGVHKLGVQKFEVKIGLDNKISIAMFKNFHFRELSISEVFREVTLGVTMNEALQKHVFGNMDFMLQREYGKARDIRQAPFTQLSL